In Streptomyces sp. NBC_01231, the sequence ACACCCCGTGCTGTGCTGCGGCGTACGGCCCGTCCCTCTCTGAAGCGAAGGCGGATGTATGTCTGTCGAACTCCCTGAACCTGTCCCACCCCCCACCGGATCCGGCGAGTCCTCCTCGGCGCCCAGCCGGCGCACCTTCATCGCCACCGGTACCGCGGTCGGTGGTGCCGTCGTCGCGGGCGGCGTGATCGGCGGGACACTCTTAGCCGCCCCGGAGGAAGCCACCGCCGCGGAGGCCCTGCCCTCCAGCCGCGTCTCCCTGACGGTCAACGGGACCCGCCGGACCGTGACGGTGGACAACCGCACGTCGCTGCTGGACCTGCTGCGGGAGCACTTCGAGCTGACCGGTTCGAAGAAGGGCTGCAACGCCGGGGCCTGTGGGGCGTGCACCGTGCTGGTCGACGGCCGGCGGGTCAACTCCTGTCTGACGCTGGCCGTCCGGCTGGAGGGCGCCGAGGTCACCACCATCGAGGGCCTGGCCGACGGTGGCGAACTCCACCCGCTGCAGCAGGCGTTCATCGACGAGGACGCCTTCCAGTGCGGCTACTGCACCCCGGGTCAGATCCTCTCCGGCGTCGGCTGCATCCAAGAGGGCCACACCGACTCGCCGGAGGAGATCCGGGAGTGGATGAGCGGCAACATCTGCCGCTGCGGCTGCTACGTCAAGATCGTGCGCGCGGTCGAGCAGACCGCCGCCCGGAAGTAAGGAGCGGCCACCCATGCATCCCTTCTCCTACACCCGGGTCTCCGACACCCGACAGGCCCTCAACGCCGCTCGCGCAGGCGGGCGTTACATCGCCGGCGGCACCACACTCGTCGACCTGATGCGCGAGACCGTCGAGCGTCCCGAGGCGCTGGTCGACATCTCCGGGCTGCCGCTGGACGAGGTCACCGTCACCGAGCGCGGGGGCCTGCGCATCGGTGCGCTGGTGACCATGTCCGAGGCCGCTGCCCATCCCAAGGTGCGCACCCTGTATCCCGTCGTCTCGCAGGCGCTGGAACTGAGCGCCTCGGCCCAGCTGCGGAACATGGCCACCATCGGCGGCAACATCATGCAGCGCACCCGGTGCACCTACTTCCGCGACGTGACCGCCGACTGCAACAAGCGTGAACTGGGCTCGGGTTGTGCCGCTCTGCACGGCGTCAACCGCACCCACGCGATCCTGGGCACCTCCGACTCCTGCGTGGCCACCCATCCGTCCGATGCGGCCGTGGCGTTCGCCGCACTGGAGGCGACCGTGCACCTGCTCGGCCCCGACGGGGATCGCCAAGTCCCCTTCAGTGACTTCCTGTTGCGACCGGGCAGCACCCCTCAGCGTGAACAAGCCTTACGGAAAGGTGAGTTGATAACCGCCGTGGAGATCCCCGCGCTTCCCCGCCCGCTGAAGTCGGGCTATCTGAAGGTGCGCGACCGGCAGTCCTACGAGTTCGCCCTCACCTCGGCGGCCGTGGCGCTGCATGTGCGCGGTGGGGTGATCCGGGAGGCAAAGGTGGCCGCCGGGGGAGTGGGCACGGTGCCGTGGAAGCTGCCCGCCGTCGAGCGGCACCTGGTCGGTGAGCGTCCCTCGCAGTCGTTGTGGGCGGCCGCCGCCGAGCGAGCCGCCGACGGAGCACGTCCCCTTGACCACAACCGGTTCAAGGTCGAGCTGCTCAAGCGGACCGTCGAGCGTCAGCTGCGCGTCGTAGGAGGTACCAAGTGAGCCCCCAGCCGCAGGCCGCCGTGGGTGCGCCGCTGTCGAGGGTGGACGGCCGGCTCAAGGTCACCGGCAAGGCGGTGTACGCCGCCGAGAGCGACGTGGACGGGGCGGTGCACGCCGTGATCGTCGACGCGAGCATCGGACGGGGCCGTATCACCGCTGTGGACACCGGCGCCGCCGAGAAGCATCCGGGCGTGCTGCGGGTGATCCATCACCGCAACGCGCCGACACTGCCCTACCGTGACAACGCCGGGTCCAACAACCTGCCCGGCCGACGGCTGCGGGTCTTCCAGGACGACAAGGTCCTCTTCCACGGCCAGCCCGTCGCCGTCGTCGTCGCCACCACCCTGGAGGCGGCCCAGCACGGCGCGAGCCTGGTCAAGATCCGCTACGACGCCCAGCAGCCTTCCACCGACCTGCACGACGCCGAGCCGGACAAGCCGACCGCCTACGCGCGCGGCGACGCGGAAGCCGGCCTGCGCTCCGCACCCGTGCGGCTGGATGTGACCTACGAGCTGGCGCGCAACCACCACAACCCGATGGAGCCGCACGCCACCATCGCCCGCTGGGACGGCGACCAGCTCACCGTGTGGGACAAGACGCAGTGGGTGATGGGCACGCACGACGAGCTCGCCGCCGTGTTCGACCTGCCGGCGGACGCGGTGCGGGTCATCAACCCCTTCGTCGGGGGCGGTTTCGGCAGCGGGCTGCGCTGCTGGCCGCACACCGTGGTCGCTGCGCTGGCCGCCCGGGAGACGGGCCGCCCGGTCAAGCTGGTGCTGAGCCGCAGGCAGATGTACTTCGGCACCGGTTTCCGGCCGTCGTACGAGTACCGGCTGCGCCTCGGCAGTGACCGGCGCGGCCGGCTGTCCGCCGCGATCCACGACATCGACGCCGAGACCTCCTCGTACGAGACGTTCACTGAGGCCGTCATGGGTGCCGGGCAGATGACCTACAGCATGCCCCACGTCAGCCAGGCGTACCGGACGGTGCCGCTGGATGTGAACACCCCGATCTGGATGCGCGGCCCCGGCTTCGCCTCGGCCTCCTTCGCGATCGAGTCGGCCATGGACGAGCTCGCGGACCGGCTCGGAATCGACCCGATCGAGCTGCGCCGGCGCAACGAGCCCAGCGAGGACGAGTCGAACAACCTGCCCTTCTCCACCCGGCGGCTGCGCGAGTGCTACACGGTCGGCGCCCGCGAGTTCGGCTGGGACCGCCGCAATCCGAAGCCGCGCTCCACGCGGGACGGGGACTGGCTGATCGGCCTGGGTATGGCCGCCGGGGTCTACGACCCCGGACGCTTCCCTGCCGAGGCCCGGGTCCGCCTGGATGCCGACGGGACCGCAGTGGTCGAGTCGGCCACCAGTGACATGGGGCCGGGCACCTACACCTCCCAGACCCAGGTCGCCGCCGACGCCCTCGGGCTGACCATGCGCACGGTCACCTTCCGGCTCGGCGACTCGCGGTATCCGCCGACCGGCCCCCACGGCGGCTCGGCGACCATGGCCAGCGTCGGCACCGCCGTCGTCGACGCCTGCAACCAAGTGCGCGAGCAGGCGATCAAGCTGGCCGTCGAGGACCGCGAGTCGCCGCTGCACGGCGTGGACGCCAAGGACGTGGTGGTGCGCGGCGGCCGGTTGCACGTGCAGGGCAGCCCGGCGCGCGGTGAGAGCTACCGCAGCCTGCTGGCCCGCAACGGTCGCACCCACCTCGAAGCGGACGGCTCGTACACCGGGCCGCCGACTCCCGCGCGGCGCTCCTACCACGCCTACAACGCCACCTTCGCCGAGGTCGCCGTCGACGCGACCCTCGGTCTGGTACGGGTGCGGCGGATGCTCGGCGTGTACGACGCGGGCCGGATCATCAGCCCCAAGCTGGCCGACAGCCAGGCGATCGGCGGCATCGTGGGCGGCATCGGCACGGCCCTGTTGGAGCACACGGTCACCGACCACCGTGACGGCAGGATCGTCAACGCCAACCTCGCCGACTACCTCGTCCCCGTCAACGCCGACGTCCCCGAGGTCCGGGCGATCTACCTGGACGGCGAGGACAACGACGGCAACGCGCTCGGCGTCAAGGGCCTCGGCGAGGTCGTCCAGGTAGGAGTGGCGGCCGGCATCGGCAACGCTGTCTTCAACGCCACCGGCCGCCGGGTTCGTGAACTGCCCATCACCGCCGAGGCGTTGCTCTGACTCCGGCACGCAGAGCACACCCCGACCGGTCCGGCATCCGGCTTCCCGCCTGATCACCGGACCCTCCGAGGGCCGCCGCCACGCCACGACACTCCCCCCGTAGCGCGGCGGCGGCTCTCCGCACTTTCCGCCATCCGGCCTCCCCCACACGGAGAACGCCCATGCTGAACATCGCGGACACACTGCACCTTTGGTGCCGCGAGGCACGTCCTTTCGCCCTGGCCACCGTCGTCGATGTCACCGGCAGCGCGCCCCTGCCGGTTGGCACGTCGGTCGCGGTGGACGAGGACGGCAACGCGGTCGGCAGCATCTCCGGCGGCTGCGTCGAGGGAGCCGTCTACGAGCTGTGCCGACAGGTCCTCCACGACCAGGGTCCACCCCAGCGCGCCTGGTTCGGCTACTCCGACGACGACGCCTTCGCCGTCGGCCTGACCTGCGGCGGCGAACTCGACGTCCTCGTCCAGCACATCGACCCCGCGGCGCACCGGCACCTCACCGCAGCCCTCACCGACGTCGCGGAGGGCAGACCCGCCGCCGTGGCCCAAGTCGTCGACGGCCCGCAGGAGTTGCTCGGCCGGATACTGTGCGCCGACGCGGAGGGATGTACACATCCCGGCACGCTGACCGGAGCAGTCCAACGGGCGGTCGGCGCACAGGCGCGGGCACTGCTGCGGGCCGGACGCACTGCCCGGGTGGACATCGGCGGGGATGCCGCCACCTGTCCGGAGCACCTGTCCGCGCTGATCCACGTCAACGCCTCCCGCCCCCGCATGATCGTCTTCGGCGCGGTCGACTTCGCCGCCGCACTCAGCCAGGCCGGCAGCTTCCTCGGCTACCGGGTCACCGTCTGCGACGCCCGCCCCGTCTTCGCCACCGCGGCCCGTTTCCCCCACGCCGACGAGATCGTGGTCGACTGGCCCCACCGCTACCTGGAACACACCGAAGTGGACGCCCGCACCGCCGTCTGCGTCCTCACCCACGACGCCAAGTTCGACATCCCTCTGTTACGCCTGGCACTCGGCCTGCCCGTCGGTTACGTCGGCGCCCTGGGATCCCGGCGCACCCATCACGAACGCCTCCGTCTCCTGCGCGAAGCCGGTGTCACCGATCAACAGCTCGCCCGGCTGCGTTCCCCCATCGGGCTCGACCTCGGTGCCCGCACGCCCCAGGAGACGGCCATTTCGATCACCGCGGAGATCATCGCCCACGCCAACGAGAACACGGGCCTGCCCCTGACCCACACCACAGGAGCGATCCACCACTCACCCCGGCGAAGGCAGCCGGCGTCGGCAGCGAACACCGCTTGAAAGCGGCCCTTGTTTCGTCGGCGCGGCACGGTGGCGTTGGCGGATGATCAGTTCCTGGTGCTCCGACAACGAAGGCGTATGTGGCGAGGAGCGTGATGCGAATCCGGCTGCGCGCCGGGCGGCAAGGACCTCGACCCGTACGGCGAAACCCTACGAGACCGGATCCGTCAGGCCGAGGCCGATACCGGCAGGCGGGAGCATGTCCGTCCGGCGGCTATCGGGCGACATAGCCTCCGTCGACGGGGAGGGCGACGCCGACGACGAAGCCGGCTCCGGGGCTGCACAACCACAGGACGGCCTGGGCGATCTCCTCCGCGGTGCCGAGCCGGTTGATGGGCTGGTTGGCCTCGGCCTCGGCGAGGTCGAGTTCACCCTTGGTGATCATGTCGCGGACCATCGGGGTGTCGATGGTGCCGGGGCAGACCGCGTTGATGCGGATGCCGCGCGGGGCGTATTCGAGGGCCGCGCTGGTGGTCAGTCCGATCACTCCGTGCTTGGAGGCATGGTAGGAAGCGCGGCCGGGCAGGCCGACCAGGCCGCCGAGCGAGGAGCAGTTGACGATCGCGCCGCTGCCCTGGGGCCGCATGTGCCGCAGCTCGTGCTTCATGCTGGCCCAGACTCCGCGGAGGTTGATGCCGTTGACGCGGTCGAACCGTTCGGCGGGTTCGTCGGCGGCGTCACTGGGCGGGATCTGGATGCCGGCGTTGTTGTAGGCCATGTCGAGACGGCCGAAGGTCTCCACGGTGCGGTCGACCGCGGCGGCGACCTGCTCCTCGTCGCTGACGTCACAGGTCAGGGCGAGTGCTCGGTGGCCGGCAGCGGTGAGCTCCTTGACTGCCGTGTTCAGGGCGGCGTCGTCGATGTCGGTGAGGGCGACGGCGGCCCCGGCCTCGGCGAAGGCGCGGGCGGTCGCCAGGCCCATGCCGGAGCCGGCTCCGGTGACG encodes:
- a CDS encoding (2Fe-2S)-binding protein; its protein translation is MSVELPEPVPPPTGSGESSSAPSRRTFIATGTAVGGAVVAGGVIGGTLLAAPEEATAAEALPSSRVSLTVNGTRRTVTVDNRTSLLDLLREHFELTGSKKGCNAGACGACTVLVDGRRVNSCLTLAVRLEGAEVTTIEGLADGGELHPLQQAFIDEDAFQCGYCTPGQILSGVGCIQEGHTDSPEEIREWMSGNICRCGCYVKIVRAVEQTAARK
- a CDS encoding xanthine dehydrogenase family protein molybdopterin-binding subunit is translated as MSPQPQAAVGAPLSRVDGRLKVTGKAVYAAESDVDGAVHAVIVDASIGRGRITAVDTGAAEKHPGVLRVIHHRNAPTLPYRDNAGSNNLPGRRLRVFQDDKVLFHGQPVAVVVATTLEAAQHGASLVKIRYDAQQPSTDLHDAEPDKPTAYARGDAEAGLRSAPVRLDVTYELARNHHNPMEPHATIARWDGDQLTVWDKTQWVMGTHDELAAVFDLPADAVRVINPFVGGGFGSGLRCWPHTVVAALAARETGRPVKLVLSRRQMYFGTGFRPSYEYRLRLGSDRRGRLSAAIHDIDAETSSYETFTEAVMGAGQMTYSMPHVSQAYRTVPLDVNTPIWMRGPGFASASFAIESAMDELADRLGIDPIELRRRNEPSEDESNNLPFSTRRLRECYTVGAREFGWDRRNPKPRSTRDGDWLIGLGMAAGVYDPGRFPAEARVRLDADGTAVVESATSDMGPGTYTSQTQVAADALGLTMRTVTFRLGDSRYPPTGPHGGSATMASVGTAVVDACNQVREQAIKLAVEDRESPLHGVDAKDVVVRGGRLHVQGSPARGESYRSLLARNGRTHLEADGSYTGPPTPARRSYHAYNATFAEVAVDATLGLVRVRRMLGVYDAGRIISPKLADSQAIGGIVGGIGTALLEHTVTDHRDGRIVNANLADYLVPVNADVPEVRAIYLDGEDNDGNALGVKGLGEVVQVGVAAGIGNAVFNATGRRVRELPITAEALL
- a CDS encoding XdhC family protein, coding for MLNIADTLHLWCREARPFALATVVDVTGSAPLPVGTSVAVDEDGNAVGSISGGCVEGAVYELCRQVLHDQGPPQRAWFGYSDDDAFAVGLTCGGELDVLVQHIDPAAHRHLTAALTDVAEGRPAAVAQVVDGPQELLGRILCADAEGCTHPGTLTGAVQRAVGAQARALLRAGRTARVDIGGDAATCPEHLSALIHVNASRPRMIVFGAVDFAAALSQAGSFLGYRVTVCDARPVFATAARFPHADEIVVDWPHRYLEHTEVDARTAVCVLTHDAKFDIPLLRLALGLPVGYVGALGSRRTHHERLRLLREAGVTDQQLARLRSPIGLDLGARTPQETAISITAEIIAHANENTGLPLTHTTGAIHHSPRRRQPASAANTA
- a CDS encoding xanthine dehydrogenase family protein subunit M gives rise to the protein MHPFSYTRVSDTRQALNAARAGGRYIAGGTTLVDLMRETVERPEALVDISGLPLDEVTVTERGGLRIGALVTMSEAAAHPKVRTLYPVVSQALELSASAQLRNMATIGGNIMQRTRCTYFRDVTADCNKRELGSGCAALHGVNRTHAILGTSDSCVATHPSDAAVAFAALEATVHLLGPDGDRQVPFSDFLLRPGSTPQREQALRKGELITAVEIPALPRPLKSGYLKVRDRQSYEFALTSAAVALHVRGGVIREAKVAAGGVGTVPWKLPAVERHLVGERPSQSLWAAAAERAADGARPLDHNRFKVELLKRTVERQLRVVGGTK
- a CDS encoding SDR family oxidoreductase, giving the protein MNPTYDFTGQVAFVTGAGSGMGLATARAFAEAGAAVALTDIDDAALNTAVKELTAAGHRALALTCDVSDEEQVAAAVDRTVETFGRLDMAYNNAGIQIPPSDAADEPAERFDRVNGINLRGVWASMKHELRHMRPQGSGAIVNCSSLGGLVGLPGRASYHASKHGVIGLTTSAALEYAPRGIRINAVCPGTIDTPMVRDMITKGELDLAEAEANQPINRLGTAEEIAQAVLWLCSPGAGFVVGVALPVDGGYVAR